In Nocardioides sp. JQ2195, a genomic segment contains:
- a CDS encoding TIGR00730 family Rossman fold protein, producing MRRSQVDSGTTDQRLLDSRGPSDWVHTDPWRVLRIQSEFVEGFGALAELGPAIGVFGSARTKPDDPFYAQAEELGRKLVDAGFAVITGGGPGAMEAANKGASEAGGASVGLGIELPFETGLNQWVDKGVNFRYFFARKTMFVKYSQGFVVLPGGVGTLDELFEAVTLVQTQKVTSFPVVLLGVDYWSGLIDWLRRTVLAEGKISEADLDLITLTDDIDHAVELMVAARKGEGTTAPVAKQPE from the coding sequence ATGCGCCGCTCGCAGGTCGACAGCGGGACGACGGACCAGCGGCTCCTCGACTCGCGCGGCCCCAGTGACTGGGTGCACACGGATCCGTGGCGCGTGCTTCGGATCCAGTCCGAGTTCGTGGAGGGGTTCGGCGCGCTGGCCGAGCTCGGTCCGGCGATCGGCGTCTTCGGCTCGGCGAGGACCAAGCCCGACGACCCGTTCTATGCGCAGGCCGAGGAGCTCGGCCGCAAGCTGGTCGACGCTGGCTTCGCAGTGATCACCGGGGGCGGCCCCGGGGCCATGGAGGCGGCCAACAAGGGAGCGTCCGAGGCCGGCGGTGCCAGCGTCGGCCTCGGCATCGAGCTGCCCTTCGAGACGGGCCTCAACCAGTGGGTCGACAAGGGCGTGAACTTCCGGTACTTCTTCGCCCGCAAGACCATGTTCGTCAAGTACTCCCAGGGCTTCGTCGTCCTCCCCGGCGGCGTGGGCACCCTCGACGAGCTGTTCGAGGCAGTGACCCTGGTGCAGACCCAGAAGGTGACCTCCTTCCCCGTCGTGCTGCTCGGCGTGGACTACTGGTCAGGACTGATCGACTGGTTGCGGAGGACCGTGCTGGCCGAGGGCAAGATCTCGGAGGCGGATCTCGACCTGATCACCCTCACCGATGACATCGACCACGCGGTGGAGCTCATGGTCGCGGCACGGAAGGGCGAGGGGACGACGGCTCCCGTCGCCAAGCAGCCGGAGTGA
- the dapE gene encoding succinyl-diaminopimelate desuccinylase, which translates to MPELDLTADAVTLTEQLVNVESVSRNEQAIADLIETELRRLEHLTVTRHGHTIVARTELGRDDRVVIAGHIDTVPLNDNLPARRDDTLLHGLGSCDMKGGVAVALKLAATLPEPNRDVTFIFYEAEEIDAEFNGLFQLSQSNPELMQADFAILMEPSNAVVEAGCQGTMRIDIRTKGERAHSARSWMGSNAIHAAAPILARLAAYEPRKPVIDGLEYHEGLNAVFIEGGVAGNVLPDECVVRVNHRFAPDRSGDEAEAFLREFFEGFEFTVTDFGDAALPGLSVPAAAAFLEAVGGEANPKFGWTDVARFSSLGVPAVNFGPGDPLLAHKQEEHVPFADILRCEEQLRAWLGEDR; encoded by the coding sequence ATGCCCGAACTGGACCTCACCGCGGACGCGGTCACCCTCACCGAGCAACTGGTCAACGTGGAGTCGGTGAGCCGCAACGAGCAGGCCATCGCCGACCTGATCGAGACCGAGCTTCGCCGGCTCGAGCACCTCACCGTCACCCGGCACGGCCACACGATCGTGGCTCGCACCGAGCTCGGCCGTGATGACCGGGTGGTGATCGCCGGCCACATCGACACCGTGCCGCTCAACGACAACCTGCCTGCCCGTCGCGACGACACGTTGTTGCACGGGCTCGGGTCCTGCGACATGAAGGGTGGGGTGGCGGTCGCCCTCAAGCTGGCCGCGACGTTGCCCGAGCCGAACCGCGACGTCACCTTCATCTTCTACGAGGCAGAGGAGATCGACGCCGAGTTCAACGGGCTCTTCCAGCTCTCGCAGAGCAATCCTGAGCTGATGCAGGCCGACTTCGCGATTCTCATGGAGCCGTCCAACGCGGTCGTGGAGGCCGGCTGCCAGGGCACCATGCGGATCGACATCCGCACGAAGGGGGAGCGCGCGCACAGCGCTCGCAGCTGGATGGGGTCCAACGCCATCCACGCTGCCGCCCCGATCCTGGCCCGGCTGGCGGCCTACGAGCCCCGCAAGCCGGTCATCGACGGGTTGGAGTACCACGAGGGACTCAACGCGGTCTTCATCGAGGGCGGTGTCGCCGGCAACGTGCTGCCCGACGAGTGCGTGGTACGGGTCAACCACCGATTCGCGCCTGACCGCAGTGGCGACGAGGCGGAGGCGTTCCTGCGCGAGTTCTTCGAGGGCTTCGAGTTCACCGTCACCGACTTCGGCGACGCGGCGTTGCCGGGTCTGTCGGTCCCGGCGGCCGCTGCCTTCCTCGAAGCCGTGGGCGGTGAGGCGAACCCGAAGTTCGGCTGGACCGACGTGGCTCGGTTCAGCAGCCTCGGCGTCCCGGCCGTCAACTTCGGGCCCGGTGACCCGCTGCTGGCCCACAAGCAGGAGGAGCACGTGCCCTTCGCCGACATCCTTCGCTGTGAAGAACAGCTCCGCGCCTGGCTGGGGGAGGACCGTTGA
- a CDS encoding enoyl-CoA hydratase-related protein, giving the protein MTDQPVLLDVTDGVATITLNRPDAMNSLNIATKEALLETVRTVAEDDDVRCVVLTGTGRAFCVGQDLKEHIQLLETGDSDALFTTVDKHYNPTVTLLATMNKPVIAAVQGIAAGAGASLAFACDFRILSDTAGFNLAFTGVALSCDTGASWTLPRLVGQAKALELLYFPSTLSADESKELGLATKVVPGDDFAGEVGALAARLAAGPTQSFGSIRRSVANSAGASFEDAVAFESAMMQHTGATSDHAAAVAAFVAKQKPVFHGR; this is encoded by the coding sequence ATGACCGACCAGCCCGTCCTCCTCGACGTCACCGACGGCGTCGCCACCATCACCCTGAACCGACCCGATGCGATGAACAGCCTGAACATCGCCACCAAGGAAGCGTTGCTGGAGACGGTGCGCACGGTGGCCGAGGATGACGACGTGCGATGCGTGGTGCTGACCGGGACCGGCCGGGCCTTCTGCGTCGGCCAGGACCTGAAGGAGCACATCCAGCTCCTCGAGACGGGTGACTCGGACGCCCTGTTCACCACGGTGGACAAGCACTACAACCCGACCGTCACCTTGCTGGCCACCATGAACAAGCCGGTCATCGCCGCGGTCCAGGGGATTGCCGCCGGGGCCGGCGCGAGTCTCGCCTTCGCGTGTGACTTCCGGATCCTGTCCGACACCGCCGGCTTCAACCTCGCCTTCACCGGCGTGGCCCTGTCCTGCGACACCGGCGCGTCGTGGACCCTCCCGCGACTGGTCGGACAGGCGAAGGCCCTCGAGCTGCTCTACTTCCCCAGCACGTTGTCCGCCGACGAGTCGAAGGAGCTCGGGCTGGCCACCAAGGTGGTCCCCGGTGATGACTTCGCGGGCGAGGTCGGCGCGCTGGCCGCACGACTGGCTGCCGGACCGACCCAGTCGTTCGGCTCGATCCGCCGATCAGTGGCGAACTCGGCCGGCGCCTCCTTCGAGGACGCCGTCGCCTTCGAGAGCGCCATGATGCAGCACACTGGAGCCACCTCCGACCACGCGGCGGCCGTCGCGGCGTTCGTCGCCAAGCAGAAGCCTGTCTTCCACGGGCGCTGA
- a CDS encoding DivIVA domain-containing protein, translated as MMWFFAILAVLALGGVALVASGHGSGMAVVHPDRPDLDLARDRDLVGQDVRDVRFSTAVRGYRMSEVDALLSRLARQLEDARTPAETPETHEATSARPPDAPERP; from the coding sequence ATGATGTGGTTCTTCGCGATCCTGGCCGTCCTGGCGCTCGGCGGGGTGGCCCTGGTCGCCTCCGGTCACGGCTCCGGGATGGCCGTCGTTCACCCCGACCGCCCCGACCTGGACCTCGCTCGGGACCGGGACCTCGTCGGCCAGGACGTGCGGGACGTCCGCTTCTCGACCGCCGTGCGTGGCTACCGGATGAGCGAGGTGGACGCGTTGCTGTCGCGGCTGGCCCGTCAGCTCGAGGACGCCCGCACTCCTGCCGAGACGCCCGAGACGCACGAGGCGACGAGCGCCCGGCCCCCGGACGCACCGGAGCGTCCCTGA
- the ileS gene encoding isoleucine--tRNA ligase, translated as MSYPKASSQDDNAAVPSSPKFPELEERVLDYWKKDETFIASVEQRDAGENGENEFVFYDGPPFANGLPHYGHLLTGYVKDVVPRYQTMRGKRVERRFGWDTHGLPAELEAMRQLGLKTTDEIHEMGIEKFNDAARSSVLKYTGDWEQYVTRQARWVDFENDYKTLNPEYMESVIWAFKSLHEKGYVYEGFRVLPYCWNDETPLSNHELRMDDDVYKNRQDPAVTVGFVMEPTGDDPVLDGAHVLIWTTTPWTLPSNLAVMVGSDIDYVVVEAGVPGTESRARYLLAEARLPAYARELGDADGEFKVVGRYTGADLVGRTYAPAFSYFAGHANAFRIVAADDAVTTTDGTGLVHSAGAFGEVDKEVTDREGIEAVMPVGKDGRFTHPVDEYAGMLVFDANLQIMDHLKAATRGQTSEDTGAVTPGTILLRRESYEHSYPHCWRCREPLIYKGVSSWFVEVTAFKDKMLELNEQIRWVPDHIQQGQFGKWLANARDWSITRNRFWGSPVPVWKSDDEAHPRIDVYGSFEEIERDFGRLPRNAAGEPDLHRPFVDDLTRPNPDDPTGKSTMRRVEDVLDVWFDSGSMSYAQVHYPFENAEWFAGTDDSEGHFPADFIVEYIGQTRGWFYTLHVLASALFEKPAFSSVICHGIVLGSDGNKMSKSLRNYPDVSEVFDSVGADAMRWFLMASPILRGGNLVVTDQGIRDTVRQVLIPLWNSWYFFSLYANAANDGAGYDAQSCLGRTMENPLDRYLLAKLRQHVETMTQQMDAYDIAGACESTRTFLDVLTNWYIRRSRERFWSTGDDLDTDAFDTLHTVLEVLCRVTAPLLPLTLEEMWRGLTGGRSVHLTDWPSAEDLPADDELVASMDVVRDVCSATSALRKGASLRNRLPLSCLTVVVDSAADLSGFESIVSDEVNVKQVRLLDLADPEAASYGVSQKLTVNARAAGPRLGKDVQHAIKGSKTGDWSVADDGTVTSGGLALVEGEFTLETVAASGDDSATGMLPRGGFVVLDTVVTAELAAEGLARDLVRAVQQARRDAGLDVSDRITLTIGGDPLVLSAARTHESLIAGETLATTVLHDEGGAGDAGDGESGGADVVVGEGQKARVGVAVATD; from the coding sequence ATGAGCTACCCCAAGGCCTCGTCCCAGGACGACAACGCCGCAGTCCCCTCGAGCCCGAAGTTCCCGGAGCTCGAGGAGCGCGTCCTCGACTACTGGAAGAAGGACGAGACCTTCATCGCGAGCGTCGAGCAGCGGGACGCGGGGGAGAACGGCGAGAACGAGTTCGTCTTCTACGACGGTCCGCCCTTCGCCAACGGGCTGCCGCACTACGGCCACCTGCTCACCGGCTACGTCAAGGACGTGGTGCCGCGCTACCAGACGATGCGCGGCAAGCGGGTCGAACGCCGCTTCGGGTGGGACACCCATGGCCTTCCCGCCGAGCTGGAGGCGATGCGCCAGCTCGGCCTGAAGACCACGGACGAGATCCACGAGATGGGCATCGAGAAGTTCAACGACGCGGCTCGTTCCTCGGTGCTGAAGTACACCGGGGACTGGGAGCAGTACGTCACCCGGCAGGCGCGCTGGGTGGACTTCGAGAACGACTACAAGACGCTCAACCCCGAATACATGGAGAGCGTCATCTGGGCGTTCAAGTCGCTCCACGAGAAGGGCTACGTCTACGAGGGCTTCCGGGTCCTGCCGTACTGCTGGAACGACGAGACGCCGCTGTCCAACCACGAGCTGCGCATGGATGACGACGTCTACAAGAACCGCCAGGACCCTGCGGTCACGGTCGGCTTCGTGATGGAGCCGACCGGCGACGACCCGGTCCTCGACGGTGCCCACGTGCTGATCTGGACCACGACTCCGTGGACGCTGCCCTCCAACCTCGCGGTGATGGTCGGCTCCGACATCGACTACGTCGTGGTCGAGGCCGGCGTTCCCGGCACCGAGTCGAGGGCCCGCTACCTGCTCGCCGAGGCCCGGCTGCCGGCGTACGCCCGTGAGCTCGGTGACGCGGACGGCGAGTTCAAGGTGGTCGGCCGCTACACCGGCGCCGACCTGGTGGGGCGCACCTACGCGCCGGCCTTCTCCTACTTCGCGGGCCACGCGAACGCCTTCCGCATCGTCGCTGCCGACGACGCGGTCACGACCACCGACGGAACCGGCCTCGTGCACTCGGCCGGCGCGTTCGGTGAGGTCGACAAGGAGGTCACCGACCGCGAGGGCATCGAGGCGGTCATGCCGGTCGGCAAGGACGGACGCTTCACCCACCCCGTCGACGAGTACGCCGGAATGCTGGTCTTCGACGCCAACCTGCAGATCATGGACCACCTCAAGGCCGCCACCCGTGGTCAGACCTCCGAGGACACCGGCGCCGTCACGCCGGGCACGATCCTGCTGCGGCGTGAGTCCTACGAGCACTCCTACCCGCACTGCTGGCGCTGTCGCGAGCCCCTGATCTACAAGGGTGTCTCGTCGTGGTTCGTCGAGGTGACCGCCTTCAAGGACAAGATGCTCGAGCTCAACGAGCAGATTCGCTGGGTGCCCGACCACATCCAGCAGGGCCAGTTCGGCAAGTGGCTGGCCAACGCCCGTGACTGGTCGATCACCCGCAACCGGTTCTGGGGCTCCCCGGTGCCGGTGTGGAAGAGCGACGACGAGGCCCACCCGCGCATCGACGTCTACGGATCGTTCGAGGAGATCGAGCGGGACTTCGGGCGGCTGCCGCGCAACGCTGCCGGCGAGCCCGACCTGCACCGTCCCTTCGTGGACGACCTCACCCGGCCCAACCCCGACGACCCCACCGGGAAGTCGACGATGCGACGGGTCGAGGACGTGCTCGACGTGTGGTTCGACTCCGGGTCGATGTCCTACGCCCAGGTGCACTACCCCTTCGAGAACGCCGAGTGGTTCGCCGGCACCGACGACTCCGAGGGTCACTTCCCGGCCGACTTCATCGTCGAGTACATCGGCCAGACCCGCGGCTGGTTCTACACGCTGCACGTCCTGGCCAGCGCGCTCTTCGAGAAGCCGGCCTTCAGCTCGGTGATCTGCCACGGCATTGTGCTCGGCTCGGACGGCAACAAGATGAGCAAGTCGCTGCGCAACTACCCTGACGTCAGCGAGGTCTTCGACAGCGTCGGCGCCGACGCGATGCGTTGGTTCCTGATGGCCTCGCCGATCCTTCGCGGGGGAAATCTGGTCGTCACCGACCAGGGCATCCGCGACACCGTGCGCCAGGTGCTGATCCCGTTGTGGAACAGCTGGTACTTCTTCTCGCTCTACGCCAACGCCGCCAACGACGGTGCCGGCTACGACGCCCAGTCGTGCCTCGGCCGCACCATGGAGAACCCGCTCGACCGCTACCTGCTGGCCAAGCTGCGCCAGCACGTCGAGACGATGACCCAGCAGATGGACGCCTACGACATCGCGGGCGCCTGCGAGTCGACGCGCACGTTCCTCGACGTGCTCACCAACTGGTACATCCGCCGTTCGCGTGAGCGTTTCTGGTCGACCGGTGACGACCTCGACACGGACGCCTTCGACACCCTCCACACGGTGCTCGAGGTGCTGTGCCGGGTGACCGCCCCACTCCTCCCGCTGACGCTGGAGGAGATGTGGCGGGGGCTGACCGGTGGCCGCTCCGTGCACCTCACGGACTGGCCCTCGGCCGAGGACCTGCCGGCCGACGACGAGCTGGTGGCCTCGATGGACGTCGTGCGCGACGTCTGCTCGGCGACGTCCGCGCTGCGCAAGGGCGCGTCCCTGCGCAACCGTCTGCCGTTGTCCTGCCTCACCGTCGTCGTGGACTCCGCGGCCGACCTGTCCGGCTTCGAGTCGATCGTCTCCGACGAGGTCAACGTCAAGCAGGTCCGCCTGCTCGATCTCGCCGACCCCGAGGCCGCGTCGTACGGCGTCTCGCAGAAGCTGACCGTGAACGCGCGGGCGGCCGGACCTCGTCTCGGCAAGGACGTGCAGCACGCGATCAAGGGCTCGAAGACCGGCGACTGGTCCGTGGCCGACGACGGGACCGTGACCTCCGGAGGCCTGGCACTGGTCGAGGGTGAGTTCACCCTCGAGACGGTGGCGGCGTCGGGCGACGACTCCGCGACCGGCATGCTCCCGCGCGGCGGGTTCGTCGTGCTGGACACCGTGGTCACCGCGGAGCTGGCTGCCGAGGGACTGGCCCGTGACCTGGTGCGCGCTGTGCAGCAGGCGCGCCGTGACGCCGGCCTCGACGTCTCCGACCGGATCACGCTGACCATCGGTGGTGACCCCCTGGTGTTGTCCGCGGCGCGTACCCACGAGTCGCTGATCGCGGGGGAGACGCTCGCCACCACGGTGCTCCACGACGAGGGTGGTGCGGGTGACGCCGGCGACGGTGAGTCCGGTGGCGCCGACGTGGTCGTGGGCGAGGGACAGAAGGCCCGCGTCGGCGTGGCCGTCGCCACCGACTGA